AAGAGCATCCCAATTTCGCGCCTAATGGCACGGCGTACGTCCTTATCACCTTTTTGGAAGTCGCGCCCGTGAAAGAGTACCTCCCCCTGGTCGGGTTTTACCAAGCCCACAATACATTTGAGCAAAACACTTTTGCCCGTACCGCTGGCACCGATGATCATATTGGTCTTGCCTTCTTCAAACACACCACTGATGCCCTTGAGCACAGGCTTGCCATCGAAAGCTTTTTGGATATTCCGTATTTCTATCATACTACTGGCAGTTGAGCTTGTTGAGAGGGGGTATTGCTTGGTATCCCCTTCAGGCCAAAGATACTAAGCTATACGGGATTTAGGTTAGTTGAGAGAGATTTTCTCTCTCTCAACTTTGCAGATAGTGCTCAAAAATGGTGTTAATGGCGGCTTTTTTGTGTTCCTCATGGATTTGTTCGTGGAAGCGCTTGAGCTTGCCTACTAGGGCGACGATTTGTTGTTTTTCGGCAGTGTTGAGGTTACCGGCGATGATGGCTCCTATACGTTGAATATCAGGCTGTAGCTGGCCTAATAGCTGAAGGCCTTCGGGGGTAATGGCGACTTCTTTGGCGCGGCGGTCTTGGGTAGAGGCCTGCTCGGTTACAAGCTTGTTGCGCAGCAGGCGTTTGATTACCTCCGTGCCAGTCGTGATTTCGAGCAAGTGCATCTGTATAAGGGCTGACTTGTTCATTGCGCCTTGGGTAGCTAGGGCAATCAAAAACAGCAGGTCGTCGGTGCTGGCCAAGGGCGTATCTTGCAACATTTTCTTGCTATAATGCTTGGCGTAGCGATTGAGCAAGCCCACCCCGCTGCTAATTTCGATGTTGAGCCAAGCTTCAGCTTGAGGGCTGGTTGGTTGGTTGGGGTATTGTTGGGTCAACCATTCTACAAAGCTAGCCATAGATGCAGGGGCTTGGCCAAAGCTTTGTTCGTAGGCTTCGAGCGCCTCTATTAGTTCGTGTAAGAGGGGGTATGGGCTTGTGTTAAGTGTAGTGATATGGCTCATAGTCGCAAAAGTAAGCAGGGGGAAATGTGTTTTTATAGGGAATCAATGTTTAACCATCATTTTGCCGCAATTTGCAACAAAAAAATGAAGTGGTAAACAAAATATAGACAAGTTTCAATAAATTATATAGCTCAACCAGTG
This genomic window from Eisenibacter elegans DSM 3317 contains:
- a CDS encoding MarR family winged helix-turn-helix transcriptional regulator, translated to MSHITTLNTSPYPLLHELIEALEAYEQSFGQAPASMASFVEWLTQQYPNQPTSPQAEAWLNIEISSGVGLLNRYAKHYSKKMLQDTPLASTDDLLFLIALATQGAMNKSALIQMHLLEITTGTEVIKRLLRNKLVTEQASTQDRRAKEVAITPEGLQLLGQLQPDIQRIGAIIAGNLNTAEKQQIVALVGKLKRFHEQIHEEHKKAAINTIFEHYLQS